A single genomic interval of Megalobrama amblycephala isolate DHTTF-2021 linkage group LG15, ASM1881202v1, whole genome shotgun sequence harbors:
- the LOC125247880 gene encoding uncharacterized protein LOC125247880 has protein sequence MILRVAGEMEINEMAISPTVPWSVIPQWLLPQPKVDMSLLEKRDKDQGDGYNARMVQTYIQSHYFSYVLIYSDASKNIENRVGVAFTVIDFNVKVNKRISDNLSVYTGEMIAVLLALQWVEENRPLRTLICSDSSSSLMSLESGQSESRSDVLIEILQTLYRIQMMGLEVSFCWVPAHIGVKGNELADECAKEATGKSDIDIKVNYSKAEMKFLIKQHVKNRWQKQWVDERTGRWLYNIQRIVGKGRITRRNRKEESIISRLRFGHTALNSTLNKIGKHQTGACEYCNQEETVEHVIMKCPKYNSERRVLIFNLKRIKMKFNLTNLLQRNSHEECIDFLLLYLKMTDLDKRL, from the coding sequence ATGATACTTAGAGTGGCGGGAGAAATGGAAATAAATGAGATGGCCATTAGTCCAACTGTTCCATGGTCAGTAATTCCCCAGTGGTTATTACCACAGCCCAAAGTGGACATGTCACTGCTAGAGAAGAGGGACAAGGACCAAGGGGATGGCTATAATGCTCGAATGGTGCAGACATATATTCAATCTCATTATTTTAGTTATGTCTTGATTTATTCAGATGCATctaaaaatatagaaaacagAGTAGGCGTGGCATTCACAGTTATAGATTTTAATGTCAAAGTTAACAAAAGAATCTCAGATAATCTATCAGTATACACTGGAGAAATGATTGCAGTTTTATTGGCACTACAATGGGTTGAAGAAAATAGACCATTGAGGACACTTATATGTTCTGACTCAAGTTCATCATTAATGTCACTAGAAAGTGGTCAATCTGAGAGCAGATCTGACGTATTGATCGAGATCCTTCAAACATTATACAGGATTCAGATGATGGGTTTAGAAGTATCTTTCTGTTGGGTACCTGCTCATATAGGAGTAAAGGGGAATGAATTGGCAGATGAATGTGCTAAGGAAGCCACAGGAAAATCAGATATAGATATAAAAGTAAATTATAGTAAGGCTGAGATGAAgtttttaatcaaacaacatgTGAAAAATAGATGGCAGAAACAATGGGTGGATGAAAGAACAGGAAGATGGCTTTATAACATCCAAAGAATTGTTGGTAAAGGCAGAATAACAAGGAGAAATAGAAAAGAAGAATCAATTATATCTAGACTTAGATTTGGACATACAGCACTTAACAGTACTCTAAATAAAATAGGGAAACACCAGACAGGAGCATGTGAGTATTGTAATCAAGAAGAAACAGTGGAACATGTTATAATGAAATGTCCAAAATATAATAGTGAAAGGAGagtattgatttttaatttaaaaagaattAAGATGAAGTTTAATTTGACAAATTTATTGCAAAGGAACTCACATGAGGAGTGTATTGattttttattactatatttaaaaatgactgatttAGATAAAAGATTATAG